One Stenotrophomonas oahuensis genomic region harbors:
- a CDS encoding M1 family metallopeptidase: protein MRPWLIAALLLPSMPALASNDRAVDILHYDVALVPDIAGERVTGQMSITLKATDKDVTAVVLDSGELNVTSVAHNNRALAFNQHDGRLRITLDQPAPTDAPTTLQLHYEGAPPFGLEFAPDRDEVYTVFSTSQWMPSVDAPDERATLTLSLTLPPELKAAGTGRALPSRTLPDGRVEHRWMLASPMPAYVYGLAAGRYQQATVPYGKNTLHLLSVNRSPQQLKQIFARTGDMLDFFADKAGLPFQGDYSQVLVARTIGQEMAGVSVMSEAYGAEVLGDPDQIALIAHEVAHQWWGNRVTCAGWEHFWLNEGMANFMTAAYLQHAQGEAAYQAKIKAWRERVESLRAKGADRPLVYPDWNAPTADDRAVVYQKGAYVLHLLRAELGEEAFWRGIRAYTQGNDGRSVVTADFQRAMEKAAGRSLQPFFSEWVYP from the coding sequence ATGCGCCCCTGGCTGATCGCTGCGCTCCTGCTTCCATCAATGCCGGCATTGGCCTCAAATGACCGCGCCGTAGACATCCTTCACTACGACGTCGCACTGGTCCCCGACATTGCGGGCGAGCGCGTAACCGGACAGATGTCGATAACCCTGAAGGCCACCGACAAAGACGTCACCGCAGTGGTCCTCGACAGCGGCGAACTGAACGTCACCTCGGTCGCCCACAACAACCGTGCCTTGGCCTTCAATCAACACGACGGCCGCCTGCGCATCACCCTGGACCAACCCGCGCCCACGGACGCACCGACCACGCTGCAACTCCACTATGAGGGCGCACCTCCATTCGGTCTCGAGTTCGCCCCGGACCGCGACGAGGTCTACACCGTCTTCTCCACCAGCCAATGGATGCCGTCGGTGGATGCCCCCGACGAACGGGCAACCCTCACGCTGTCGTTGACCCTGCCGCCAGAACTGAAGGCCGCAGGCACGGGCCGCGCGCTGCCATCGCGCACGCTGCCGGACGGACGGGTAGAGCACCGCTGGATGCTGGCGTCGCCGATGCCGGCCTACGTGTACGGCTTGGCCGCAGGGCGTTATCAGCAGGCCACCGTGCCGTACGGCAAGAACACGCTGCATCTGCTCTCGGTGAACCGATCACCACAACAGCTGAAACAGATCTTCGCCCGCACCGGCGACATGCTCGATTTCTTCGCCGACAAGGCAGGGTTGCCCTTTCAAGGCGACTACAGCCAGGTACTGGTGGCACGCACCATCGGCCAGGAAATGGCCGGGGTTTCAGTGATGTCCGAGGCGTACGGTGCCGAGGTACTCGGTGACCCGGATCAGATCGCGCTGATCGCGCACGAAGTGGCGCACCAGTGGTGGGGCAACCGGGTGACGTGTGCGGGTTGGGAGCACTTCTGGCTCAACGAGGGAATGGCCAACTTCATGACCGCTGCGTACCTGCAGCATGCGCAGGGCGAGGCGGCGTACCAGGCGAAGATCAAGGCGTGGCGCGAGCGGGTGGAGTCATTGCGCGCGAAAGGCGCAGACCGCCCGCTGGTGTACCCGGACTGGAACGCGCCGACCGCGGATGATCGAGCGGTGGTGTACCAGAAGGGGGCGTATGTGCTGCATCTGCTGCGTGCGGAACTGGGGGAGGAGGCATTCTGGCGTGGGATTCGTGCCTATACGCAGGGGAATGATGGGCGTTCGGTGGTGACTGCTGATTTCCAGCGTGCGATGGAGAAGGCCGCCGGGCGCTCGTTGCAGCCGTTCTTCAGTGAGTGGGTGTATCCGTGA
- the pyk gene encoding pyruvate kinase, producing MIERQRRTKILATLGPATDKPGVLEDLFRAGVNVVRLNFSHGDPSGQAKRAADVRAAAARVGVEVGILADLPGPKIRIERFAEGKITLKAGDRFDLVASPDAPAGDTTQVGVSYLGLPQDVGPGDVLLLDDGLMQLQVVEVQGERIINTVLNDGVLSDRKGLNKQGGGLSLGALTERDKELIGIVAKIGVDFIAVSFCRNAQDMNDARAIAQQHGCDAALVSKIERTEAIENLEEIVDASDVVMVARGDLGVEIGDAELPGLQKKIIKASLAQNKVVITATQMLQSMVESPIPTRAEVLDVANSVIDGTDAVMLSAETAAGAYPVKAVEAMARICLGAERQFQTETDFGASPRNLERADQAIAMATMFLSQHVGVRAIVAMTESGGTARYLSRFRASAPVFAVTRHDGARRQMALMRDVFPINFDSRGLTPREAARGSIRLLVEADRLQAGDRVVFTSGEHMETHGATNTLRLLEVGEDGRASGLGDL from the coding sequence ATGATTGAGCGTCAGCGTCGCACCAAGATCCTCGCCACCCTCGGGCCGGCAACAGACAAGCCCGGCGTGCTGGAGGATCTGTTCCGCGCCGGCGTCAACGTGGTGCGGCTGAATTTCAGTCACGGCGACCCGTCCGGCCAGGCCAAGCGCGCCGCCGACGTACGTGCTGCTGCCGCGCGGGTGGGCGTGGAAGTGGGCATCCTGGCCGACCTGCCGGGTCCGAAGATCCGCATCGAGCGCTTCGCCGAAGGCAAGATCACGCTGAAGGCCGGTGACCGTTTCGACCTGGTCGCCTCGCCGGATGCACCGGCCGGTGACACCACCCAGGTGGGCGTTAGCTACCTGGGCCTGCCGCAGGACGTGGGTCCGGGCGACGTGCTGCTGCTCGACGACGGTCTGATGCAGCTGCAGGTGGTGGAAGTGCAGGGCGAACGCATCATCAACACCGTGCTCAACGACGGCGTGCTGTCCGACCGCAAGGGTCTGAACAAGCAGGGCGGTGGCCTGTCGCTGGGCGCGCTGACCGAACGCGACAAGGAACTGATCGGCATCGTCGCCAAGATCGGCGTGGACTTCATCGCCGTCTCGTTCTGCCGCAACGCGCAGGACATGAACGATGCGCGTGCCATCGCCCAGCAGCACGGCTGCGATGCGGCGCTGGTGTCGAAGATCGAGCGCACTGAAGCCATCGAGAATCTGGAAGAGATCGTCGATGCCAGCGACGTGGTGATGGTGGCGCGTGGCGACCTGGGCGTGGAAATTGGCGACGCCGAGCTGCCGGGCCTGCAGAAGAAGATCATCAAGGCCTCGCTGGCGCAGAACAAGGTGGTGATTACCGCCACGCAGATGCTGCAGTCGATGGTCGAAAGCCCGATTCCGACCCGCGCCGAAGTGCTGGACGTCGCCAACTCGGTGATCGACGGTACCGACGCGGTGATGCTGTCGGCCGAAACCGCAGCCGGTGCGTACCCGGTCAAGGCGGTCGAAGCAATGGCGCGCATCTGCCTGGGTGCAGAGCGTCAGTTCCAGACCGAAACCGACTTCGGTGCCTCGCCGCGCAATCTGGAGCGTGCTGACCAGGCCATCGCCATGGCCACCATGTTCCTGTCCCAGCACGTGGGCGTACGCGCCATCGTGGCGATGACCGAATCCGGTGGCACCGCGCGCTACCTGTCGCGCTTCCGTGCCTCGGCCCCGGTGTTTGCGGTGACCCGCCACGACGGCGCACGCCGGCAGATGGCGCTGATGCGCGACGTGTTCCCGATCAACTTCGACAGCCGCGGCCTGACCCCGCGTGAAGCGGCGCGCGGCAGCATCCGCCTGCTGGTGGAAGCGGATCGCCTGCAGGCAGGCGACCGCGTGGTGTTCACCAGCGGCGAGCACATGGAAACCCACGGTGCGACCAACACCCTTCGCCTGCTGGAAGTGGGCGAAGACGGCCGCGCCAGCGGCCTGGGCGACCTGTAA
- a CDS encoding O-acetyl-ADP-ribose deacetylase yields MKIEVWQGDITTLEVDAIVNAANESLLGGGGVDGAIHRAAGPQLLAECAALPELRPGVRCPTGEVRATAAYNLPARHVLHTVGPVWNDGTRAEPELLANCYWKSLQLAESLGLHSIAFPAISCGVFGYPLHQAAHIAATETLAWQRSHREPQRIILVAYNAATFKAYQSALAALGQPVDVTGPLPLTGMGMAMPATAP; encoded by the coding sequence ATGAAGATCGAAGTGTGGCAGGGCGACATCACGACCCTGGAAGTGGATGCGATCGTCAATGCGGCCAACGAATCCCTGCTTGGCGGGGGTGGGGTGGACGGTGCAATCCATCGGGCTGCAGGCCCCCAGCTGCTGGCCGAATGCGCCGCGCTGCCAGAACTGCGCCCGGGCGTGCGCTGCCCCACCGGCGAAGTGCGTGCCACGGCCGCGTACAACCTGCCGGCCCGACACGTGCTGCACACGGTCGGCCCGGTCTGGAACGACGGCACCCGCGCCGAGCCGGAACTGCTGGCCAACTGCTACTGGAAGTCACTGCAGCTGGCCGAAAGCCTGGGCCTGCATTCCATTGCCTTCCCCGCCATCAGTTGCGGCGTATTCGGTTATCCGCTGCACCAGGCCGCGCACATTGCCGCCACCGAGACGCTGGCCTGGCAGCGCTCGCACCGGGAACCGCAGCGGATCATCCTGGTGGCCTACAACGCCGCCACGTTCAAGGCGTATCAGTCGGCCTTGGCCGCGCTGGGGCAGCCAGTGGACGTGACCGGGCCGTTACCGCTGACAGGGATGGGCATGGCGATGCCAGCCACCGCACCGTAA
- a CDS encoding class I fructose-bisphosphate aldolase has product MSIEQLAETAQAMVAPGKGIIAIDESTGTIAKRFASVGIENTEENRRAYRELLLTTPKLNEHISGAILYDETIRQSTKDGVPFAKYMADHGMIPGIKVDKGAHPLAGCPGELVTEGLDGLRERLQEYYKLGARFAKWRAVINIGESIPSGTCIESNAHALARYAALCQECGLVPMVEPEVIMDGDHDIETCYEVTEATLRSLFDALYQQNVLLEGTILKASMVISGKGCEEQADVEEVAESTVMCLKSTVPAILPGVVFLSGGQGDEQSTAHLNAMNQMGNLPWPLSFSYGRAMQQAALKLWAKDMKANYAAAQKTVFERAKENGQAALGKWNG; this is encoded by the coding sequence ATGAGCATCGAACAGCTGGCTGAAACCGCCCAGGCCATGGTCGCCCCCGGCAAGGGCATCATCGCCATCGACGAATCCACCGGTACCATCGCCAAGCGCTTTGCCAGCGTGGGCATCGAGAACACCGAAGAGAACCGTCGCGCCTACCGCGAGCTGCTGCTGACCACGCCGAAGCTCAACGAGCACATTTCCGGCGCGATCCTGTACGACGAAACCATCCGCCAGTCGACCAAGGACGGCGTGCCGTTCGCCAAGTACATGGCCGACCACGGCATGATTCCGGGCATCAAGGTCGACAAGGGTGCACATCCGCTGGCCGGCTGCCCGGGCGAGCTGGTCACCGAAGGTCTGGATGGCCTGCGCGAGCGCCTGCAGGAGTACTACAAGCTGGGTGCGCGTTTCGCCAAGTGGCGCGCGGTGATCAACATCGGCGAAAGCATCCCGTCGGGCACCTGCATCGAGTCCAACGCCCACGCGCTGGCCCGCTATGCAGCGCTGTGCCAGGAATGTGGCCTGGTGCCGATGGTCGAGCCGGAAGTGATCATGGACGGCGATCACGACATCGAAACCTGCTACGAAGTGACCGAAGCCACGCTGCGTTCGCTGTTCGACGCGCTGTACCAGCAGAACGTGCTGCTGGAAGGCACCATCCTGAAGGCCTCGATGGTCATCTCGGGCAAGGGTTGCGAAGAGCAGGCCGACGTGGAAGAAGTGGCTGAGTCCACCGTGATGTGCCTGAAGAGCACCGTGCCGGCGATCCTGCCGGGCGTGGTGTTCCTGTCGGGCGGCCAGGGCGACGAGCAGTCGACCGCGCACCTGAACGCAATGAACCAGATGGGCAACCTGCCGTGGCCGCTGAGCTTCTCCTACGGCCGCGCCATGCAGCAGGCTGCACTGAAGCTGTGGGCCAAGGACATGAAGGCCAACTACGCCGCCGCACAGAAGACCGTGTTCGAGCGTGCCAAGGAAAACGGCCAGGCCGCCCTGGGCAAGTGGAACGGCTGA
- a CDS encoding HAD hydrolase-like protein, producing MSLSHPGMVAAHAGHESDTLFFDLDGTLIDSAVGITQCVAHALTQMGQPVPPQEELRRWIGPSLRTSFSPLFNDPEKVEQAVTYYRERFDVVGWREHEVYAGIGQVVQDLHARGHRLAIVTAKNEPHARRIVEHLPFGNCFEDVIGATIDGSRSEKPQLVAEALRRLQLPAQQCWMIGDRRMDIEGARHHQMRNVGVLWGFGGAAELQAAGAQHLAAAPDALLSLLA from the coding sequence ATGTCGCTTTCGCATCCCGGCATGGTCGCAGCCCATGCCGGGCATGAATCCGACACCCTGTTCTTCGACCTCGACGGCACCCTGATCGACTCTGCGGTCGGCATCACCCAGTGCGTGGCACATGCGCTGACCCAGATGGGTCAGCCGGTGCCGCCGCAGGAGGAACTGCGGCGCTGGATCGGTCCGTCGCTGCGGACCAGCTTTTCACCGTTGTTCAATGATCCGGAAAAAGTGGAGCAGGCGGTCACGTACTACCGCGAGCGCTTCGACGTGGTCGGCTGGCGCGAGCACGAGGTCTACGCCGGCATCGGTCAGGTCGTGCAGGACCTGCATGCACGCGGCCATCGCCTGGCGATCGTGACCGCCAAGAACGAACCGCATGCGCGGCGCATCGTCGAGCATCTGCCATTCGGCAACTGCTTCGAGGACGTGATCGGCGCGACCATCGACGGCAGCCGCAGCGAGAAACCGCAGTTGGTGGCCGAGGCCCTGCGTCGGCTGCAATTGCCGGCGCAGCAGTGCTGGATGATCGGCGACCGGCGCATGGACATCGAGGGTGCGCGGCATCATCAGATGCGCAACGTTGGTGTGCTGTGGGGTTTCGGTGGTGCGGCGGAGCTGCAGGCGGCGGGTGCGCAGCACCTTGCGGCGGCACCGGACGCGCTGCTTTCATTGCTGGCCTGA